The following are from one region of the Jeongeupia sp. USM3 genome:
- a CDS encoding sugar ABC transporter ATP-binding protein: protein MSQSHNQTILTLEHISKSFPGVKALQDIHLSVNRGEVHALLGENGAGKSTLMKILCGIHQPDEGRIVFDGAERHFERYNDAIAAGIGIIFQEFSLIPDLNAVENIFLGRERTNRAGLLSKAEMRHRAAMIFDRLGIDIDLTVPVRHLSVAEQQFVEIAKALSLNAKVLVLDEPTATLTPSEAEHLFSIMRELKAHDVAMIFISHHMEEIFAVCDRITVLRDGQYVGTTDVATTDVDALVEMMVGRRLEQSFPPKPARNRDARKVLEVRALQRYKHDPVNRFDLHEGEILGFAGLVGSGRTELARAVIGADPAHRKEVWLNGVPVKLNNAGDALAQGIGLLPESRKTEGLILDFSIRDNISINNLGKYQRVGPLIDQGLEGRTTVDVMRQVGVKAPGPGTRVGTLSGGNQQKVVIARWLNHHCKILIFDEPTRGIDVGAKAEIYNLMRRLTAQGYAIIMISSELPEIVGMCDRVAVFKQGAIVTVLEDDAIESNEVMRHATAGSHHEFA from the coding sequence ATGAGTCAAAGCCACAATCAAACCATCCTGACGCTGGAACACATCTCGAAGTCGTTCCCGGGCGTGAAGGCGCTGCAGGACATCCACCTGTCGGTGAACCGCGGCGAAGTGCATGCGCTGCTCGGCGAGAACGGTGCCGGCAAGTCGACGCTGATGAAGATCCTCTGCGGCATTCACCAGCCCGACGAAGGCCGCATCGTGTTCGATGGCGCCGAGCGGCATTTCGAGCGCTACAACGACGCGATTGCCGCCGGCATCGGCATCATTTTCCAGGAGTTCAGTCTGATTCCGGACCTGAACGCCGTCGAGAACATCTTCCTCGGCCGCGAGCGGACCAACCGGGCCGGGCTGCTGAGCAAGGCCGAAATGCGCCATCGCGCGGCGATGATTTTCGACCGTCTCGGCATCGACATCGACCTGACCGTGCCGGTGCGGCACCTGTCGGTCGCCGAGCAGCAGTTCGTCGAGATCGCCAAGGCGCTGTCGCTGAATGCCAAGGTGCTGGTGCTCGACGAGCCGACCGCGACGCTGACGCCGAGCGAGGCCGAGCACCTGTTCTCGATCATGCGCGAACTCAAGGCGCACGACGTGGCGATGATCTTCATCTCGCACCACATGGAAGAGATCTTCGCCGTCTGCGACCGCATCACCGTGCTGCGCGACGGCCAGTACGTCGGCACGACCGACGTCGCGACGACCGATGTCGACGCGCTGGTCGAGATGATGGTCGGCCGCCGGCTCGAGCAGAGCTTTCCGCCCAAACCGGCGCGCAACCGCGACGCCCGCAAGGTGCTCGAAGTGCGCGCGCTGCAGCGCTACAAGCACGATCCGGTCAACCGCTTCGACCTGCACGAGGGCGAGATCCTCGGTTTTGCCGGCCTCGTCGGTTCGGGCCGGACCGAGCTGGCACGCGCGGTGATCGGCGCCGATCCGGCGCACCGCAAGGAGGTGTGGCTGAACGGCGTGCCGGTGAAGCTGAACAACGCCGGTGACGCGCTGGCGCAGGGCATCGGCCTGCTGCCCGAGAGCCGCAAGACCGAGGGGCTGATTCTCGACTTCTCGATCCGCGACAACATCTCGATCAACAACCTCGGCAAGTACCAGCGTGTCGGGCCGCTGATCGACCAGGGGCTCGAAGGCCGCACCACGGTCGACGTGATGCGCCAGGTCGGCGTCAAGGCGCCGGGGCCGGGCACGCGCGTCGGCACGCTGTCGGGCGGCAACCAGCAAAAGGTCGTGATCGCGCGGTGGCTCAACCACCACTGCAAGATCCTGATCTTCGACGAGCCGACCCGCGGCATCGACGTCGGCGCCAAGGCCGAAATCTACAACCTGATGCGCCGGCTCACGGCGCAGGGCTACGCGATCATCATGATCTCGTCGGAGCTGCCGGAAATCGTCGGCATGTGCGACCGGGTCGCGGTGTTCAAACAGGGCGCCATCGTCACCGTACTGGAAGACGACGCCATTGAATCGAACGAGGTAATGCGCCATGCAACCGCAGGTTCTCACCATGAATTCGCCTGA
- a CDS encoding ABC transporter permease — protein sequence MNSPDTAKAAPGFATRYKRFSQSPVFFPLIGLVLVCIAMTLTTEHFFDPDNLVNIARQVSVNAIIAVGMTCAILSGGIDLSVGAVMALAGTLMAGLMVGGMPPEAAIAIGLGVGLLFGVANGFFVAYAGMPPIIVTLATMGIARGIALIYTGGYPIDGLPDWFAFFGSGKVLGLQAPVLIMLLVFVAAYVLLDHTPVGRYIYAIGGNEEATRLSGVRVPRYKLLVYGLSGLTASIAGLVLTSRLMSGQPNAGVSFELDAIAAVVMGGTAISGGRGSIVGTLIGAVMLGVLNNGLNMMGVSPYVQNIIKGVIILLAIYISRERTKRR from the coding sequence ATGAATTCGCCTGACACCGCCAAGGCGGCGCCGGGCTTCGCCACCCGCTACAAGCGCTTCAGCCAGTCGCCGGTGTTCTTTCCGCTGATCGGCCTCGTGCTCGTCTGCATCGCCATGACGCTGACGACCGAGCATTTCTTCGACCCGGACAACCTCGTCAACATCGCCCGCCAGGTGTCGGTGAACGCGATCATCGCCGTTGGCATGACCTGCGCCATCCTCTCCGGCGGCATCGACTTGTCGGTCGGCGCGGTGATGGCGCTGGCCGGTACGCTGATGGCCGGGCTGATGGTCGGCGGCATGCCGCCCGAAGCGGCGATCGCCATCGGCCTCGGCGTCGGCCTGCTGTTCGGCGTCGCCAACGGCTTCTTCGTCGCCTACGCCGGCATGCCGCCGATCATCGTCACGCTGGCGACGATGGGTATCGCCCGCGGCATCGCGCTGATCTATACCGGCGGCTACCCGATCGACGGGCTGCCGGACTGGTTCGCCTTCTTCGGCAGCGGCAAGGTGCTGGGGCTGCAGGCGCCGGTGCTGATCATGCTACTGGTGTTCGTTGCCGCCTACGTGCTGCTCGACCACACCCCGGTCGGCCGCTACATCTACGCGATCGGCGGCAACGAGGAGGCGACCCGGCTCTCCGGCGTGCGCGTGCCGCGCTACAAGCTGCTGGTCTACGGCTTGTCGGGCCTGACCGCGTCGATTGCCGGTCTGGTGCTGACCTCGAGGCTGATGTCCGGCCAGCCCAACGCCGGCGTGTCGTTCGAGCTCGACGCGATCGCCGCGGTGGTGATGGGCGGCACGGCGATCTCGGGCGGCCGTGGTTCCATCGTCGGCACGCTGATCGGCGCGGTGATGCTGGGCGTGCTCAACAACGGGCTGAACATGATGGGCGTGTCGCCCTACGTCCAGAACATCATCAAGGGCGTGATCATCCTGCTGGCGATCTATATCAGCCGCGAGCGAACCAAACGCCGCTAG
- a CDS encoding alcohol dehydrogenase catalytic domain-containing protein, which produces MSKYQYHEVDMNAVVCHGPKDYRYQKVRRPKAGARELVIKIDACGICASDCKCHSGAAMFWGSNSTESWVKPPVVPGHEFFGTVVEVGDGADEHFGCKAGERVIAEQIVPCEKCRFCKSGKYWMCEVHNIFGFQREVAEGGMSDYMRLPSNAVVHKIPDSVSLEDAAIIEPLACAVHTVNRGDIQLDDVVVIAGAGPIGLMMVQVARLKTPKKLVVIDLVRERLDLALQFGADVVIDPSKEDAKAIVDALTNGYGCDVYIEATGAPIGVNQGLSLIRKLGRFVEFSVFGKETTADWSIIGDRKELDIRGAHLGPYCYPIAIDLLDRGLVTSKGIVTHKYTLEEWDTAIKVADSLDSIKVLLTPNAG; this is translated from the coding sequence ATGAGCAAGTACCAGTATCACGAAGTCGACATGAACGCCGTCGTCTGCCACGGCCCGAAGGACTACCGCTACCAGAAGGTCCGCCGCCCCAAGGCCGGTGCGCGCGAGCTGGTCATCAAGATCGACGCCTGCGGCATCTGCGCCAGCGACTGCAAGTGCCATTCGGGCGCGGCGATGTTCTGGGGCAGCAACAGCACCGAGAGCTGGGTCAAGCCGCCGGTGGTGCCGGGGCACGAGTTCTTCGGCACCGTGGTCGAGGTTGGCGACGGCGCCGACGAACACTTCGGCTGCAAGGCCGGCGAGCGCGTGATCGCCGAGCAGATCGTCCCGTGCGAGAAGTGCCGCTTCTGCAAGAGCGGCAAGTACTGGATGTGCGAGGTTCACAACATCTTCGGCTTCCAGCGCGAAGTCGCCGAAGGCGGCATGTCCGACTACATGCGCCTGCCATCGAACGCCGTCGTCCACAAAATTCCGGATTCGGTATCGCTCGAGGACGCAGCGATCATCGAGCCGCTGGCGTGCGCGGTGCACACAGTCAACCGCGGCGACATCCAGCTCGACGACGTGGTGGTGATCGCCGGCGCGGGCCCGATCGGGCTGATGATGGTGCAGGTCGCCAGACTGAAAACGCCGAAGAAGCTGGTCGTCATCGATCTGGTGCGCGAGCGGCTCGATCTGGCGCTGCAGTTCGGTGCCGACGTGGTGATCGATCCGTCGAAGGAAGACGCCAAGGCCATCGTCGATGCGCTGACCAACGGCTACGGCTGCGATGTCTACATCGAGGCGACCGGCGCGCCGATCGGCGTCAACCAGGGCCTGAGCCTGATCCGCAAGCTCGGCCGTTTCGTCGAGTTCTCGGTGTTCGGCAAGGAAACCACTGCCGACTGGTCGATCATCGGCGACCGCAAGGAGCTGGACATCCGCGGCGCCCACCTTGGCCCGTACTGCTACCCGATCGCGATCGACCTGCTCGACCGCGGCCTCGTGACGTCGAAGGGCATCGTTACCCACAAGTACACGCTGGAAGAGTGGGACACCGCGATCAAGGTGGCCGATTCGCTTGACTCGATCAAGGTGCTGCTGACCCCCAATGCGGGCTGA
- a CDS encoding FGGY-family carbohydrate kinase, translating into MAYVIGVDIGTQSTKALLVDAGGAIIAQHAQGYQVDTPRPLWAEQWPQVWFDAVCECVRQVMAKSAVPPASVRAICVSSLYGGSGIPVDADMNPLHPCLIWMDRRAGDEVERVKTGVDLERLYDLTGNGVDSYYGYTKMLWLKHQRPEVWAKTRYLLPPNSYVNYLLTGEVAVDHSSAGNIGGVYDIRARTWSAEAMAMLGIPAAMMPERLVHSSDVVGGLLPQWADALGLAAGTPVIAGGVDAAVATFAAGVVKAGDHVAMIGTSMCWGYLNKDVDARHGLISMPHVYNGERDNYIFGGAITAGASVSWFRDAFCQTEIAEGRAQGVDPHVLLEQRAQAVPAGADGVLFLPYLMGERSPVWDAKASGAFVGLSLFHSRAHLYRAVLEGVTFALKHNMEAGARGAERLDERLIVVGGAAHSDLWMQIIADITGYPVYTIVEEVEAALGAALLAAVGTGMVGAADAERGWVTLAERARPEPQAWARYQKLYDLYCDLYPSLKPVMHGLASI; encoded by the coding sequence ATGGCTTATGTGATCGGTGTCGACATCGGCACCCAGAGTACCAAGGCGCTGCTGGTCGATGCCGGCGGTGCCATCATTGCCCAGCACGCGCAGGGCTATCAGGTCGACACGCCCCGGCCACTGTGGGCCGAGCAGTGGCCGCAGGTCTGGTTCGATGCGGTGTGCGAATGCGTACGGCAGGTGATGGCCAAGAGCGCAGTGCCGCCGGCGAGCGTGCGCGCAATCTGCGTCAGCAGCCTGTACGGCGGCTCGGGCATTCCGGTCGACGCGGACATGAACCCGCTGCACCCGTGCCTGATCTGGATGGACCGGCGCGCCGGCGACGAGGTCGAGCGGGTGAAGACCGGGGTCGACCTAGAGCGGCTGTACGACCTCACCGGCAACGGCGTCGACAGCTATTACGGCTACACCAAGATGCTGTGGCTCAAGCATCAGCGGCCCGAAGTCTGGGCGAAAACGCGCTACCTGCTGCCGCCGAACAGCTACGTGAACTACCTGCTGACCGGCGAGGTCGCCGTCGACCACAGCTCGGCTGGCAACATCGGCGGCGTCTACGACATCCGGGCGCGGACGTGGTCGGCCGAGGCGATGGCGATGCTCGGCATTCCGGCGGCCATGATGCCGGAGCGGCTGGTGCACAGCAGCGACGTGGTCGGCGGGTTGCTGCCGCAATGGGCCGATGCGCTCGGGCTGGCGGCCGGTACGCCGGTGATCGCCGGTGGCGTCGACGCGGCGGTGGCGACGTTCGCCGCCGGCGTCGTCAAGGCCGGCGACCATGTGGCGATGATCGGCACCAGCATGTGCTGGGGCTATCTGAACAAGGACGTCGACGCCCGTCACGGCCTGATCAGCATGCCGCACGTCTACAACGGCGAGCGCGACAACTACATCTTCGGCGGCGCGATCACCGCCGGTGCATCGGTCAGCTGGTTCCGCGACGCGTTCTGCCAGACCGAGATCGCCGAGGGCAGGGCGCAGGGCGTCGATCCGCACGTGCTGCTCGAGCAGCGTGCGCAGGCGGTGCCGGCCGGGGCAGACGGCGTGCTGTTCCTGCCCTATCTGATGGGCGAGCGCAGCCCGGTCTGGGATGCCAAGGCCAGCGGGGCCTTCGTCGGGCTGTCGCTGTTCCACAGTCGCGCCCATCTGTATCGCGCAGTGCTCGAAGGCGTGACCTTCGCGCTCAAACACAATATGGAGGCCGGCGCCCGCGGCGCCGAACGGCTGGACGAGCGCCTGATCGTCGTCGGCGGCGCCGCACATTCGGATCTGTGGATGCAGATCATTGCCGACATCACCGGCTACCCGGTTTACACCATCGTCGAGGAAGTCGAGGCGGCGCTCGGTGCGGCACTGCTCGCGGCAGTCGGCACCGGCATGGTTGGCGCGGCGGATGCCGAGCGCGGCTGGGTGACGCTGGCCGAACGCGCCCGGCCAGAGCCGCAGGCGTGGGCGCGTTACCAGAAGCTGTACGACCTGTACTGCGATCTCTATCCCAGCCTGAAGCCGGTGATGCACGGGCTGGCTTCGATCTGA